The following nucleotide sequence is from Flavobacteriales bacterium.
AACGTCGTATATCATTATGCTATACTTTGTATAGTACAAAAGTATTTTGTTTAGATTTGGCGTACAATAACTGTCAAACCTGACAGTACAAAGCGGCGCCATGATCCTGGACGACAAAAAGAAGGTTTATAAAATTGACGACAGGGTATTCCATTGCGGGACGGCGGTCACCTTTCATTTCTTCGGCGGCAAATGGAAGTCCGTTATTCTGTGGTACCTCCGGCATGGGGTATTGCGGTTTTCGGAGATCAAAAAGCTGATCCCTGACATTACGGACAAGATGCTCAGCATTCAGTTGTCCGCGTTGGAATCAGATCAATTGGTGAAGAGGAAGACGCATGGCACAAAGCCTC
It contains:
- a CDS encoding helix-turn-helix transcriptional regulator, coding for MILDDKKKVYKIDDRVFHCGTAVTFHFFGGKWKSVILWYLRHGVLRFSEIKKLIPDITDKMLSIQLSALESDQLVKRKTHGTKPPYRVEYALTDVGRSLIPVIEAITKWGIDYAERNGELVTLD